The genomic DNA CATGGCCCGCATGCTGGGGGTAGAGGTGGCAGCATACCTGGCCTGGAGAAGACGGGGGAAATCAGACCGTAAAACCAAAGACCAGCGGCTCAAAGAGGAGATTCAAAAAATCCACCAGAACAGCAAAAACACCTACGGAGCGCCGAGGATCAAACGGGAGTTAGAGAAGGCAGGCCAGCGGGTGAGCTGTCAACGGATCACCCGGTTGATGAAAGAAGGTGGACTGAAAACCCGCTGCAAGCGGAAATTCCGGGTGACCACCCGCAGCAAAGCCGGAGATCTGGTGGCGGAGAATGTGCTGGACAGACAATTCTTAGCTTCGACCAAAGACCAGAAGTGGATCACCGACTTGACCTTCTTACCCACCCAGGAGGGCTGGCTCTATCTGAGTGTCATCCTGGACGTGTTTTCCAGAAAGGTGGTGGGGTGGGCCTTTGGGAACACCTTGGAGACCAAACTCGCGTTGTCGGCCCTGCAGATGGCACAAACCACTCGGAGACCTGCTCCGGGCTTACTGCACCACAGTGATCGGGGGTGCCAATACACTTCTCAGGAATACCAACAGGCCCTACGAGACATGAAAGCCACGTGCAGCATGAGTCGGAAGGGAAATTGCTGTCTTGGGCAGAACGGCACCCAGAATGGGGCCTGCCCGCTGGGACGATGCAGCGATGGAAAGCTTCTTCGCCACCCTGAAGCTGCAACTGGGCCTGGACAAAGCCATTGGAGATCGAGAAGAGACGTGCAGGATTGTTTTCTCCTGGATGATGGGCTGGTACAACTTGCGTCGAACACACTCAGCCCTGGGGTATCTGTCCCCAGCCGATTTTGAAGCACGACATTGTGGATGAACTGCAGGTTAACAAAACCCTTGTAATTTCACTGGCTGCCCACGAAAGCAAAACCCACCCCGAGTTCTAGCATGAAGTCCTTGAGGCGTTCAATCAGACCCCGTTCCAGTTCCCGTTCAGAGGCCTGTTCGGAGAGGGCCAGAAATTCCAAATTCATGGGGTGCTTAAACACCTGCTGGGCCAATTCCGACTGTGGTGCAGGCAAGGTCTGCTGAAAATTTCTGAGCGCCTTTCCTTGCCGTTCAAACAATCCACTGTCGATCTGGTGGTCCAGCACTGCCCTCGACCAGCCGTTCTCAAGGGCAGCCTGGGCATACCACTCCTGCTGACTGGCATCTTTCACGCGGTCCAGCAGGGTGCAGGTGTGAAACCACGGCAATTGTGCAGCAACCTGCTGCACAAATTCTTCACTGGCCGCCTCAGCAAAAGACCGCATGTAAAGCAAATGCCTGCGGCTGAACCCCTTCATCTCCGGAAAGGCCATTTTCAGATATCCACCACCTTGCTGCCCCACCCCTGATCGTTTTGGCGGGAGAGGATTTCCCGGCCAAGTTGCCAGTACAGCAGGATCAATTCCCGATTCACGCTGAGCATCGCGCGGGTGCGGGCCTGTTGCACCCTGCCCTTCACGTCGTTCAGGAAAGCCTGGTAGGCGGCATCATCGGGTGAAAGAGACAACTCTGGCATCGGTCCTCAGCATGCCAGAAAACACACAGACCTTCCAGTGCCATCAGGGTCTCAGGAAGTTGGCTCCATTCGCAAACAGCGCTGAATGCATGAGCCGGATGAAGCGAAATACAAAAGACCCTCCTGCACTTCTCCATGCACACTGCAAATTCAGTGGATCAAACAAGACTTGCAGCATCACGGTCTGACTGTCATTCAGACCGGTTGATTAAACAAAAGGTCACTGGAATGGCCGGGTTTTCCCTATTGCTCCACCAAAAGAAAACATTTTTGTTGCTTCTGTTAAAAATCACTGCTTCACTGGAGGAATGCAACTGCCCCGTTTGATCAATCGACCCGGAAACCTCAGGGAAATGGGCTCTGCAGGTGGGCCATTTTGAATCACGTCCAGCACAATCTGTGCCGCTGCAGCGCCCATCTCGGTGGTGGGTTGCTCGATCACGTCAATGCCCGGGGTCACCAGGGTGGTCCATGAGTAATTGTCAAACCCAAGCAGGGAAATCTCACTCCCCACCTTCAGGCCCAGTTCCTGCAAGGCACGGTACGCCCCTGCCGTCTGGGTTCCGGTCAAGGCAAAAAGGGCGGTGGGGGGAACGTCCAGACGCATGAGTTCATGGGTCAGGTGGTAGGCCGCTTCTTCGCTCAAGGCCGCCATGCGCTGGTATTCGTCTGGAAGGGGCAGGGTTCTTTCTTCCATTACTTTGGGGAAGTAAAAAGAACGGGTTTCCGGGTGCCGTGAACTGTCGTATTTGCTGAGGGCCGCAATGCGGGTGTGTCCCAGGTCCGCAAGGTAATTGACCCCCATGCGCACACAACCTTCGTTGTCCAGCATCACGGAATCATAAGGGGAATTCACCCCCCGGTAGTCGATTTCCAGGATGTACACGCCCCGGTCCTGCAGGCGTTGCAGGTATTCGGCGCTGGCCTCTCCGTACCCCCGGCGGACAATCAATGCACCGATGCGCTGGCTGTACAGTTGCTTCAGTTCTTCGAGTTCTATGGTGCTGTCGTATTCGTTTTCGGTGACGATCAAATTCAATTTGCTGTTTCGCAAGTTGCGGGCAATGCTGCGGGCCAGTTCTCCAAAGAACGGCTCCACGAACGATCCCAGCACCAGTCCAACGTTGGGACTGATGGCGTCTTTGAGGCTTTTGGCCCGGGCGTCCGGTTCGTACTGCAGGGCTTCCACCGCCTGCTGGACTTTTTTGAGGGTGTTGGGATGCAGGGCCTCTGGACTGCGAAGTGCACGTTTGGCGGTGGTGGGGGACACCCCTGCGAGTTTTGCAACGTCATAAATGCTGGCCACGAAACCATTATATCCGCTGGCATTTTTGTGTGAAGTGGGTCGGGTCCAGGGTGACTGCACCGGGTGTATTTTTGCCTGGATTTGGATGTGGCAGAGGGCTTTCGGTCTTGATGTTTTGTAAGCCAATGGACCATCTTGTGAAAAATGCGTGTTGACCTGCGAATTTTTTTGTGGCTATAATATGGCCTCGGGGCCAAATTTCAATCAAGTGAAGTTGACAGCAATCAAGCTGGTTGACAGAAGTTCATTTTGACTGAAAACAAAAGACCCCGATAAGGAGCACCCATGAAAAAACACCAGCTTTCACTGCTTGTGCTGACCGCAGCCCTTGGGACTGCACATGCCGCCACCACCATCACCATCGCCACCGTGAACAACCCGGACATGGTGACCATGCAAAAACTCACCCCCGAATTCAACAAGCTCTACCCCGACATCACCGTCAAATGGGTCACCCTACCCGAAAACGAGCTGCGCCAGAAAATCACCCTCGATGTGGCCAGTGGTGCAGGCAGCTTCGACATCGCCACGGTGGGTGCTTACGAAGTGCCGATCTGGTCGAAAAACGGCTGGCTGGAAGACCTCAGTGCGCTCTTCAGTAAAAACCCTGATATCGCCAAAGACTACGACCTGAATGACGTGCTGCCGGGCATCCGCGGAGCCCTCACCGTGGGTGGAAAACTCTACGCCGTGCCCTTCTATGCCGAGTCTTCCATGACCTTTTACAACAAGGACCTGTTCAAAAAAGCTGGACTGACCATGCCCAGAAACCCCACCTGGAGCCAGATTCAAAACTTCGCCGCCAAAATCCACAACCCACAAGGCGGCATTTACGGGATCTGTCTGCGCGGCCTCCCCGGCTGGGGTGAAAACATGGGTCCCTTCACCACCATGGTCAACACCTTCGGTGGACGCTGGTTTGATCTGAACTGGAACGCCCAGGTCAACAGTGCAGCCTGGAAAAACACCCTGGAATTCTACGTGAACCTCCAGCGCAAATACGGCGCACCCGGAGCAACCGGCAACGGTTTCACCGAAAACCTCACCCTGATGAGCCAGGGCAAATGCGGGATGTGGGTGGACGCCACCGTCGCCGCAGGTTTCCTCAGCGACCCCGGAAGCAGCAAAATCACCAAGAGCGTGGGCTTCGCCAACGCCCCCACCGGTCCCGGAACCAAACGCGGCAGCAGCTGGCTGTGGAGCTGGAACCTGGCCATCCCCAAATCCACCACCCACGAAAACGAAGCTTTCAAATTCATCACCTGGGCCACCAGCAAGGACTACATCGCACTGGTCGCCAGAGAAAAAGGCACCTGGGCTGCCGTGCCTCCAGGAACCCGCACCAGCACCTACCAGAACCCCAACTACAAGAAAGCCGCCGGGGCCTTCAGCAACCTGGTGCTGGCCAGCATCAACCGCTCAGACGTCAACAATGCCACCAAAGACCCCGTACCTTACACCGGCATCCAGTACATCGCCATCCCCGAGTTCCAGGCGCTGGGCACCCTGGTCGGCCAGTACGTCGCAGGTGCCCTCGCAGGCAACCTCACCATCGACCAGGCCCTCAAACAGGCCCAGGACGCCGCCAACAAGGTGGCCAAAGAAGGCGGCTACCAGAAGTAACCTCCCACCTGCACCACCGTTCCTCTGACATTTTCCATTCCTCACAAGCATGCCTCTTCTCACGTCAACCCTGCATGTCCTGAACCCCAAACACCCGGGCACAAACAGCACCCCCTTTTGGAATGCGCAACAGCCTCAGAACCTGGGTTCCCTTTCCACCCCAGTCCAAATCCACTCCTGCACTCTTCCTGCTGCACTCCATCTGGAACGCTGAATGTGACTTCTATCCTCCATCCGCCCACCGGGTGCACCTCCAGGGAGTGTCCGCGCACTCCCTGGATTTCTTCACACGCAACCACAGGAGCAAACCCATGACCGTACTCGACCTCTTCCGCCTTGAAAACCGAATCGCTGTGGTCACCGGAGGTGCCCAGGGCATCGGCTTCGAAATCGTCCGTGCCTTGCAAGAAGCCGGAGCACAGGTGATCATCGCTGACCGCAACTGTGACATCGGACAGGCCGCCGCCGAAACACTCGGGGTGGCTTTCGAAAAGCTGGATGTCACCCACCCTGGCAGCGTGGCCGACCTCGCCCGCCGCATCCACACCCAGCACGGCCGGGTTGATGTGCTGGTCAACAACGCTGGCATTGTTTACAATCTCCCTGCTGAGGAAACCCCCGATGAGGACTGGATCCGGGTGCAAGAAGTGAATGTGAACGGGGTATTCTGGTGCTGCCGCGAATTCGGCAAAATCATGCTGGCCGCCCGGAAAGGCAGCATTGTCAACACCGCCAGCATGAGTGGCCTGATTTCCAACCACCCCCAGCCCCAGGCCGGATACAACGCCAGCAAAGCCGCCGTGATCAACCTCACCCGTTCCCTGGCTGGAGAATGGGCCTCCAGAGGGGTGCGGGTCAATGCTGTCGCCCCCGGTTACACCGCCACATCCCTCACCAAAAAAGCCGTGGACATCCCCGAATGGTACGACGTGTGGCTGAAAGAAACCCCCATGGGACGCATGGCCGAACCCCAGGAGATTGCCCCTGCCGTGCTGTACCTGGCCAGTGACGCCTCCAGTTTCGTGACCGGTCACGCCCTGGTGGTGGACGGTGGCTACACCGCCTGGTGATGCCATGGTGAAGAACCTGACCAGCAACTCGCAAGGGGGCAAAGATGCACCTCGGAATTGACCTGGGCACCGGCAGCATCAAAGTCGCCCTGTTTGGTGAAGCGGGTCGCTGCCTCAGGCAGGGAAGCCGCAGTTACGCCATCCTTTCCCCGCAGAAGGGCTGGGCAGAAACCAACCCCTGGGACTGGTGGGTGGCTGCTGGAGAAACCGTCCTGCAGGTGGTGGGGCATTTTGGCCCCAGCGTGAAAAGCATCGGATTGTCCGGTCAGATGCACGGCGTGGTGTTGACTTCAAGAGAAGGAAACCCCCTGAAACCCGCCATCTTGTGGGCCGACCAGCGCAGCAGCATCACCCTTGAGGCCTACCGTCACCTCCCCGAGAGCATGGGTTCAGCCCTGAGAAACCCCGTGGTTCCTGGCATGGCGGGTCCCATCCTCTTGTGGCTCAAATCCTTTGAATCTGCTGTTTACCACCAGGCCCGCTGGGCATTGCAACCCAAAGACTGGCTCTGCTTGCAGTTGACCGGACACGTTCACACCGACCCCTCTGACCTGTCCGGCACCCTGCTCAGCGATCCAGCACACGACCACTGGAATTTTGAATTGCTGAAGGAACTGGGACTCAGGGAAGATCTGTTTCCTCCGGTGTTGCCCTCCCGGGCCCTGGGGGGCACCTTGCTTCCTTCAGCAGCCAGGCACCTGGGTCTCCCAGAAGGCATCCCGGTTGCAGTGGGAGCTGCCGACACCGCAGCGGCACTGCTCGGCACTGGACTCCCGGAAGGCCAGCTGCAACTCACCATTGGCACTGGGGCACAACTGGTGCTGAAGCATCAGCACCTTCCCGACACCCACCCCACCTTGCAACTGTACCGCACCGCCGAACAGAGAGGCTGGTACAGCATGGCAGCCCTGCAAAACGCAGGATTGGCCCTGGAGTGGGTGCGGAGCGTGTTGCGTCTGGACTGGCCCACCTTTTACACCCTCGCTGAGCAAGCCCCGGCGGGTTCGAAAGGCCTGGTGTTCCTCCCCCACCTGACTGGCAGCCGCACCCCCCACCCCACCCAGGCCAACAGAGGAGGATGGATGGGGCTGGGTCTGGAGCACGACCTGCCCTGCATGGCCCGTTCGGCTTTCGAAGGGGTGGCCCTGTCGATCACCCAGGGCTTGCAGGTGATGCCGCCCGCACAAACGGACATGGTGCGGCTTGCTGGAGGAGGCACCACCCACCCCTGGTGGCAACAGTTGCTGGCCGATCTGCTGCAAAAGCCGCTGGAAGTGATTGACACCACTGGTGCTTCCGCCAGAGGCGCGGCCCTTCTGGGTGAGGCAGCCATGAAAGGTCAGCACCCCCAATTCGCGCAGGCACAGATCGCCCAGACCGTTTTGCCGAACCCGGAGTTTCCCCACCAGCACCTGCTGGAGCGGTTTGGGCAGGCGTTCCAGCAAGTCAACAGGCCCCACGGACCACGGCCGCTGGACTGACGTTTAGGAGAATACCATGTTGAGCAATCCGGGCACCGTCCCCACAAAAAAGAAAAACAAAACCGCCCCCATGAACCTTTCTGCTTTCCTGCTGGTTCTGCCTGCCCTGGTTTTTTTGATCGTGACCACCCAGGCCCCGTTCATCATGACGGTGTACTACAGCTTCTTCCGCTGGAACCTCACCATCCCCGGTGAACGCCCCTTTGTGGGCCTCAGCAATTACCTTGCACTGTTCACCGAAAGCCAGAACCTGCATGTGATGCTCAACACCGTGGTGCTGATGCTCTCTGTGGTGGCACTGACTGTCCTGATTGGCGGCACCGTGGCCTTGCTCCTCAACCGCCGGTTTCTGGGCCGGGGTGTGGTCCGGACGCTTTTCATCAGCAGCTTTCTGGTGATGCCGGTGGTGACCGCCGTGGTCTGGAAGAACATGCTCCTCAACCCCGTGTTCGGCTTCTTCGCCTGGGTCAACCAGCAACTGGGTCTTCCGGTGGTGGATTATCTGGCCACTTACCCCATGCAAAGCATTGTGGCAATGGTGACCTGGGAGTGGACCCCCTTTGCCGCACTCATTTTGCTCACCGGTCTGCAGTCCATTCCAGAAGACCAGCTGGAAGCGGCACGGCTGGATGGGGCCACCCCGTTGCAGGAGTTCTGGTACGTGATTTTGCCGAACCTGACGAAGTCGCTGGAAGTGGTGATTTTGCTGGAAACCATCTTCCTGATGCAGGTGTACGGGGAGATTTACACCGCAACTTCTGGGGGACCTGGGATCTCCACCACCACCATTCCCTACTTCATCTACCAGAAAGCCTTTGCCGAGTACAACATCGGTCTGGCCAGTGCTGCCGGAGTGATTGCCGTGTTTTTCACCCAGGCTGTGGCCTCAGTGGTGCTCCGCATGATCGGCCGCAACATCCAGGGGGCAAGAGCATGAGTGTCCGTCAAGAAACCACCGTTAAAGCTTCCACCGACAACAGCCGGGCCTGGATGCACATGCTGCAGGGCTCCCTGATGACCGTCCTGACCTACCTGATCCTGTTTCTGTTCCTGTTTCCGCTGATCTGGATGATTGCAGCGGGCTTCAAAACCGAAGCGCAGGCCTTTTCCATTCCACCCGTGTTCTTTTTCACGCCCACATTGGAGAACTTTGAGCGGGCCCTGGGGACCTACACCCCCTTCCTGAAAAACGCCCTGATCGTGGTGGGTGGTTCGACCCTGCTGGCGTTTTTGCTTGGCGTTCCTGCTGGATTTGCCATGGCCCTTTATCCGGGGAGACGCACCAAAAGCACCCTCTTGTGGGTGCTGTCCACCAAGATGATGCCCCCGGTGGGTGTGATTGTTCCCCTGTTCCTGATCTTCCGGGACACCCACCTTCTCGACACCCACCTGGGTTTGATGTTGATGTTCACCACCATCAACCTGCCCCTGGTGGTCTGGATGGTCCACTCCTACATCTCTGAGATCCCTTACGGCATTTTTGAGGCCGCCAAAGTGGACGGTGCGAACATCCTTCAGGAGTTCTTCCAGGTGGCCCTGCCGCTGGCCCTGCCAGGCATTGCTTCGACAGCCCTGCTCTGCGTGATTTTCGCCTGGAACGAGGTGTTCTTTGCCCTGAACCTGACCTCATCGGACGCTTCTCCGGTCTCAGTGTTCATCAGCTCCTTCAAGACGTCCGAAGGTCTGTTCTGGGCCCAGATGTCTGCAGCTGCAACGCTCACCATTGCCCCGGTGATGGTTTTCGGCTGGTTCGCCCAGAAGCAACTGATTCGTGGCCTCACCTTTGGGGCCGTCAAATGACGAAGATGCATGCTGCGGTGATCACGGCAAAAAACACCATCGAATACCAGGATGTCTCAAAGCCACAGCCTGGGCCCGGTGAGGTGCTGATTCAGGTGGAACTGGCCGGGGTGTGCGGCACCGACGCTCACCTGCTGGGAGGGCACTTTCATGCCCGGTTCCCCCTGATTCCCGGGCACGAAATCGTGGGCCGGGTGGTGGAACTGGGCAAAAACGTCAAGGGTTTTTTTGAAGGGCAGCGGGTGGTGCTGGATCCAGATTTGAACTGCGGGACCTGCGTGATGTGCCAGAGGGGCATGCGCCACCAGTGCCTGAATTACGAGGCGATTGGCGTCACCCGTGCGGGAGGGTTCGCTCAGTACGTGCTTGCCCCCTCAAACGTGGTGTATGACGCAAACGACCTGGACCCGGAAGTGGCGGTGTTTGCCGAGCCGCTGGGCTGTGTGGCCTGGGGCATCACCCGCCTGAAACCTGAGCCCGGTTCGACTGCACTCCTTTATGGTGCAGGGGGCATTGGACTCTTGCTGATGCAGGCCCTGCTGGCTTCAGGGGTGAGTGAAATCACCGTGGTGGACACCCAGCCTGAACGACTGACCCTGGCCAGACGCCTGGGGGCCAGGCAGGCTTTCGTGGCCTCCAGCAGCACCGATGAGCAATTGCGCGACCTGTTCCCCCACGGTTTCGATGTGGTCACAGAAGCCACGGGTGCACCAAAAGTGCAACAGCACATGGTGGGGCACGCCACCCCTGGAGGCAAAATCCTGTTTTTTGGGGTGGCCCCTGAAGACGCGATCATCGAAGTGAGTCCCTACGAGATGTTCAGGAAGGATTTGACGGTGCTGGGGAGTTTCTCCCTGAATGCCACCGTTCCCCTGGCCCTCCGCTGGCTGAGGAGTGGCCGGGTGCAGGTTGAGCGCCTGATCACCGAGACGTTGCCGCTCAACCTGCTGCACCAGGGGATCCAGCAAAAAATCGCTGCCGATCCCCACCACATCAAAGCGGTGGTGGACCCTTCTCGCACCACTGGAGTCTGGGCGACATGACGGCCTGCAGGGGTGCTTTCACCAGGCCTTTGAGGGCACATCCATGACCAACATCAAAGCGGTCGCCAAACGTGCCGGAGTGTCCCCCAGCACCGCCAAGCGGGCCATCAACGAACCTGAAAAGCTCTCTCCTGCTTTGCTGCACCGGGTGTTGCAGGCCATCAAAGAATTGGATTACGAGCCGGACCTCACTGCCCGGGCCCTGAGGCAAGGCCACACGCTCAACGTAGGGTTCCTGGTGCCGGACCTGGTGGAGCCGTTCAGTGCCCAGCTGGCCCAGGAGGTCAGCGTGCGGCTGCAGCACACCCCGCACATCCTGCTGCTGGCGAACTCCAGCCACCAGCCTGACCTGGAGCGGCACAACCTCAAACGGTTCTCGGGGCAACGCATCAGTGCACTGATCATCCGGCCGTCTTACGGCAGTGGGAACCTGGATTACCTGCTGAAGATGAAAGACAAAGGCACCTACATCATTGAGGTGGACCATCACCTGCCAGACAGCCCATTTGACCATGTGATGCTGGACCACGAACAGGCCATCCGTCTGGGCCTGGACCACCTGACTGCACTGGGGCACACCCGCATTGCGTGCCTCAGCACCCCTTCCCGGGAGGGGCTGCTGGCGGGACGGACCTTGATGTTTGAGCGGGAGATGGCGGCACGGGGCATTCCGGTGCCCCCACTGTACCGGGAAATCAACCGGCACAGCACCGAGGATGCGTACCGCTTCACCCGTCATTTGCTGGGCCTTCCAGATCCCCCCACGGCCCTTTTTGTGCTGGGAGGACTGGAACTGCTGGGGGTGCATCAGGGCATTCAGGATGCAGGGCTCAGTGTGCCCGGAGACATTTCCCTGCTGGCTTTCGATGAGGATGCCTGGACGTCCCGCATGAAACCCGGGATTGATGGGATTGAACAACCGGTGGGGATGATCGGAGAGACCCTGGTGCGTCAGGTGCTCAAAAACACCCCTGCACCGGTGGAACCCTTGCAACTGAAGTTGCCGGGGCGTTTGATTCAGCGGGGGAGTTGTGCTCCGCCCAGGGGTCGCTGAGCTTTCAGGTGTGGAGCAAGGTACCATTTGCAACACAAAGCAACAGGCCCCACATCTGGATGTCCTGTGCAGGCAATGTTCTGGTTGGACAACATATAAATGTATGCGTTTACATTTCAGATTTTGGAGATGAATTGTGACAACACCGGCCAATCCATCCGCGTCCACCTCTGGATTGACCTCCACCCAGCGGCACGA from Deinococcus roseus includes the following:
- a CDS encoding IS3 family transposase, with protein sequence MESFFATLKLQLGLDKAIGDREETCRIVFSWMMGWYNLRRTHSALGYLSPADFEARHCG
- a CDS encoding carbohydrate ABC transporter permease; translation: MSVRQETTVKASTDNSRAWMHMLQGSLMTVLTYLILFLFLFPLIWMIAAGFKTEAQAFSIPPVFFFTPTLENFERALGTYTPFLKNALIVVGGSTLLAFLLGVPAGFAMALYPGRRTKSTLLWVLSTKMMPPVGVIVPLFLIFRDTHLLDTHLGLMLMFTTINLPLVVWMVHSYISEIPYGIFEAAKVDGANILQEFFQVALPLALPGIASTALLCVIFAWNEVFFALNLTSSDASPVSVFISSFKTSEGLFWAQMSAAATLTIAPVMVFGWFAQKQLIRGLTFGAVK
- a CDS encoding PDDEXK nuclease domain-containing protein, with the protein product MAFPEMKGFSRRHLLYMRSFAEAASEEFVQQVAAQLPWFHTCTLLDRVKDASQQEWYAQAALENGWSRAVLDHQIDSGLFERQGKALRNFQQTLPAPQSELAQQVFKHPMNLEFLALSEQASERELERGLIERLKDFMLELGVGFAFVGSQ
- a CDS encoding SDR family NAD(P)-dependent oxidoreductase produces the protein MTVLDLFRLENRIAVVTGGAQGIGFEIVRALQEAGAQVIIADRNCDIGQAAAETLGVAFEKLDVTHPGSVADLARRIHTQHGRVDVLVNNAGIVYNLPAEETPDEDWIRVQEVNVNGVFWCCREFGKIMLAARKGSIVNTASMSGLISNHPQPQAGYNASKAAVINLTRSLAGEWASRGVRVNAVAPGYTATSLTKKAVDIPEWYDVWLKETPMGRMAEPQEIAPAVLYLASDASSFVTGHALVVDGGYTAW
- a CDS encoding xylulokinase, whose translation is MHLGIDLGTGSIKVALFGEAGRCLRQGSRSYAILSPQKGWAETNPWDWWVAAGETVLQVVGHFGPSVKSIGLSGQMHGVVLTSREGNPLKPAILWADQRSSITLEAYRHLPESMGSALRNPVVPGMAGPILLWLKSFESAVYHQARWALQPKDWLCLQLTGHVHTDPSDLSGTLLSDPAHDHWNFELLKELGLREDLFPPVLPSRALGGTLLPSAARHLGLPEGIPVAVGAADTAAALLGTGLPEGQLQLTIGTGAQLVLKHQHLPDTHPTLQLYRTAEQRGWYSMAALQNAGLALEWVRSVLRLDWPTFYTLAEQAPAGSKGLVFLPHLTGSRTPHPTQANRGGWMGLGLEHDLPCMARSAFEGVALSITQGLQVMPPAQTDMVRLAGGGTTHPWWQQLLADLLQKPLEVIDTTGASARGAALLGEAAMKGQHPQFAQAQIAQTVLPNPEFPHQHLLERFGQAFQQVNRPHGPRPLD
- a CDS encoding DUF1016 N-terminal domain-containing protein, which codes for MPELSLSPDDAAYQAFLNDVKGRVQQARTRAMLSVNRELILLYWQLGREILSRQNDQGWGSKVVDI
- a CDS encoding LacI family DNA-binding transcriptional regulator, whose amino-acid sequence is MASIYDVAKLAGVSPTTAKRALRSPEALHPNTLKKVQQAVEALQYEPDARAKSLKDAISPNVGLVLGSFVEPFFGELARSIARNLRNSKLNLIVTENEYDSTIELEELKQLYSQRIGALIVRRGYGEASAEYLQRLQDRGVYILEIDYRGVNSPYDSVMLDNEGCVRMGVNYLADLGHTRIAALSKYDSSRHPETRSFYFPKVMEERTLPLPDEYQRMAALSEEAAYHLTHELMRLDVPPTALFALTGTQTAGAYRALQELGLKVGSEISLLGFDNYSWTTLVTPGIDVIEQPTTEMGAAAAQIVLDVIQNGPPAEPISLRFPGRLIKRGSCIPPVKQ
- a CDS encoding LacI family DNA-binding transcriptional regulator, with protein sequence MTNIKAVAKRAGVSPSTAKRAINEPEKLSPALLHRVLQAIKELDYEPDLTARALRQGHTLNVGFLVPDLVEPFSAQLAQEVSVRLQHTPHILLLANSSHQPDLERHNLKRFSGQRISALIIRPSYGSGNLDYLLKMKDKGTYIIEVDHHLPDSPFDHVMLDHEQAIRLGLDHLTALGHTRIACLSTPSREGLLAGRTLMFEREMAARGIPVPPLYREINRHSTEDAYRFTRHLLGLPDPPTALFVLGGLELLGVHQGIQDAGLSVPGDISLLAFDEDAWTSRMKPGIDGIEQPVGMIGETLVRQVLKNTPAPVEPLQLKLPGRLIQRGSCAPPRGR
- a CDS encoding zinc-dependent alcohol dehydrogenase family protein — encoded protein: MTKMHAAVITAKNTIEYQDVSKPQPGPGEVLIQVELAGVCGTDAHLLGGHFHARFPLIPGHEIVGRVVELGKNVKGFFEGQRVVLDPDLNCGTCVMCQRGMRHQCLNYEAIGVTRAGGFAQYVLAPSNVVYDANDLDPEVAVFAEPLGCVAWGITRLKPEPGSTALLYGAGGIGLLLMQALLASGVSEITVVDTQPERLTLARRLGARQAFVASSSTDEQLRDLFPHGFDVVTEATGAPKVQQHMVGHATPGGKILFFGVAPEDAIIEVSPYEMFRKDLTVLGSFSLNATVPLALRWLRSGRVQVERLITETLPLNLLHQGIQQKIAADPHHIKAVVDPSRTTGVWAT
- a CDS encoding carbohydrate ABC transporter permease produces the protein MLSNPGTVPTKKKNKTAPMNLSAFLLVLPALVFLIVTTQAPFIMTVYYSFFRWNLTIPGERPFVGLSNYLALFTESQNLHVMLNTVVLMLSVVALTVLIGGTVALLLNRRFLGRGVVRTLFISSFLVMPVVTAVVWKNMLLNPVFGFFAWVNQQLGLPVVDYLATYPMQSIVAMVTWEWTPFAALILLTGLQSIPEDQLEAARLDGATPLQEFWYVILPNLTKSLEVVILLETIFLMQVYGEIYTATSGGPGISTTTIPYFIYQKAFAEYNIGLASAAGVIAVFFTQAVASVVLRMIGRNIQGARA
- a CDS encoding ABC transporter substrate-binding protein, whose product is MKKHQLSLLVLTAALGTAHAATTITIATVNNPDMVTMQKLTPEFNKLYPDITVKWVTLPENELRQKITLDVASGAGSFDIATVGAYEVPIWSKNGWLEDLSALFSKNPDIAKDYDLNDVLPGIRGALTVGGKLYAVPFYAESSMTFYNKDLFKKAGLTMPRNPTWSQIQNFAAKIHNPQGGIYGICLRGLPGWGENMGPFTTMVNTFGGRWFDLNWNAQVNSAAWKNTLEFYVNLQRKYGAPGATGNGFTENLTLMSQGKCGMWVDATVAAGFLSDPGSSKITKSVGFANAPTGPGTKRGSSWLWSWNLAIPKSTTHENEAFKFITWATSKDYIALVAREKGTWAAVPPGTRTSTYQNPNYKKAAGAFSNLVLASINRSDVNNATKDPVPYTGIQYIAIPEFQALGTLVGQYVAGALAGNLTIDQALKQAQDAANKVAKEGGYQK